From Corvus cornix cornix isolate S_Up_H32 chromosome 5, ASM73873v5, whole genome shotgun sequence, the proteins below share one genomic window:
- the ABCD4 gene encoding lysosomal cobalamin transporter ABCD4 isoform X6, giving the protein MPGEERAGSRLDGLFLRRFLRLLAVLFPGWPSPSALMFLTLLGVALLEQLVIYQVGVIPSQYYEVLGNKDFSGFKTLTAIAVTLIIVNSTLKSFDQFICNMMYINWRKSLTEYLHSCYFQGQVYYSLHVLREDIDNPDQRISQDVERFCRQLSSMASKLVISPFTLAYYTYQCFHSTGWLGPVSIFGYFVIGTMVNKVLMSPIVSKLVQQEKLEGDFRFKHMQIRVNAEPAAFYRAGRVEHMRTDRRLQSLLKTQRELIGKELWLYIGINTFDYLGSILSYVVIAIPIFSGVYGDLSPTELSALVSKNAFVSIYLIGCFSQLIDLSSTVTDVAGYTHRIGELQETLLSLGRKKNGNYSEARTSWDLDSSHSGEDPAPRDTAFLLERVTLSVPSSGKLLIKDLSLRISQGNSVMIVGNTGTGKTSLLRVLGGLWESTQGSIRMLTCFGPRGVVFLPQRPFFTDGSLREQVIYPLKEIYPLSGSADDERIVQFLELAGLTDLLARAGGLDEQVDWNWYDILSPGEMQRLSFARLFYLQPKYAVLDEATSALTEEVEHELYRLCLQLGMTLISVGHRPSLEKFHSWILKLHGEGRWELTRCEKMKRLPSGEGH; this is encoded by the exons ATGCCGGGCGAGGAGAG GGCTGGCTCCCGGCTGGACGGGCTGTTCCTGCGGCGGTTCCTGCGGCTCCTGGCCGTGCTCTTTCCTGGGTGGCCCTCCCCGAGCGCCCTCATGTTCCTGACGCTGCTCGGTGTCGCTTTGCTGG agcagctggttATTTACCAGGTCGGCGTCATCCCCAGCCAGTACTATGAGGTCCTAGGGAACAAGGACTTCTCCGGATTCAAAACATTGACTGCCATTGCCGTGACTCTGATCATTGTGAACTCCACG CTAAAAAGTTTCGACCAGTTTATCTGCAACATGATGTACATCAACTGGAGGAAATCCCTCACTGAATACCTCCACAGCTGCTACTTCCAAGGCCAGGTCTACTACAGCCTGCACGTGCTGCGTGAAGACATCGATAACCC GGACCAGCGCATCAGCCAGGATGTGGAGAGGTtctgcaggcagctcagctccatggCCAGCAAGCTTGTCATCTCACCCTTCACACTGGCCTACTACACATACCAGTGCTTTCACAG CACAGGCTGGCTAGGCCCAGTGAGCATCTTTGGGTATTTCGTCATTGGGACAATGGTTAACAAAGTTTTGATGAGCCCAATTGTGTCTAAActtgtgcagcaggaaaaactgGAGGGGGATTTCAG GTTCAAGCACATGCAGATTCGTGTCAATGCAGAACCAGCTGCTTTCTACAG GGCTGGGCGAGTGGAGCACATGCGCACAGACCggaggctgcagagcctgcTGAAGACCCAGAGGGAGCTGATAGGCAAGGAGCTGTGGCTATACA TTGGGATCAACACCTTTGATTATCTGGGCAGCATCCTGAGCTACGTGGTCATTGCCATTCCCATCTTTTCTGGGGTCTACGGCGACCTGAGTCCAACAGAGCTCAGTGCCCTTGTCAGCAAG AATGCCTTTGTTTCCATCTACCTCATTGGCTGCTTCAGCCAGCTCATAGATCTCTCCAGCACTGTGACTGATGTTGCTGGCTACACACACAG GATTGGTGAACTGCAGGAGACCTTGCTGAGccttggcagaaaaaaaaatggtaattaCTCAGAAGCCAGAACCAGTTGGGATTTGGACAG CAGCCATTCTGGGGAGGACCCAGCGCCAAGGGACACAGCTTTCCTTCTGGAGCGAGTGACACTCTCAGTACCCTCATCTGGCAAGCTGCTCATCAAGGACTTGAGCCTCAGGATCTCACAAGGAAACAGTGTGATGATTGTGGGAAACACTGGTACAGGGAAGACATCTCTCCTGAGGGTCCTCGGAGGACTCTGGGAGAGCACACAGG GGAGCATCAGGATGCTGACCTGCTTTGGCCCCCGGGGAGTGGTGTTCCTACCACAGCGGCCCTTCTTCACGGATGGAAGCCTGCGTGAGCAG GTAATCTATCCCCTGAAGGAGATCTATCCACTCTCAG GGTCTGCAGATGATGAGAGGATTGTGCAattcctggagctggctgggctg ACTGATTTGCTGGCAAGGGCTGGAGGACTGGATGAGCAGGTGGACTGGAACTG GTATGACATCCTGTCCCCGGGGGAGATGCAGAGGCTCTCATTTGCACGACTCTTCTACCTCCAGCCAAAATATGCAG tgctAGATGAAGCCACCAGCGCCTTGACAGAAGAGGTGGAGCATGAGCTGTACCGTCTGTGCCTTCAGCTGGGCATGACACTGATCAGCGTGGGACACAGACCCAGCCTGGAAAAG TTCCACAGCTGGATTTTGAAACTTCATGGGGAGGGAAGATGGGAGCTCACTCGATGTGAGAAGATGAAGCGTCTGCCTTCTGGGGAAGGACACTGA
- the ABCD4 gene encoding lysosomal cobalamin transporter ABCD4 isoform X4: MPGEERAGSRLDGLFLRRFLRLLAVLFPGWPSPSALMFLTLLGVALLEQLVIYQVGVIPSQYYEVLGNKDFSGFKTLTAIAVTLIIVNSTLKSFDQFICNMMYINWRKSLTEYLHSCYFQGQVYYSLHVLREDIDNPDQRISQDVERFCRQLSSMASKLVISPFTLAYYTYQCFHSTGWLGPVSIFGYFVIGTMVNKVLMSPIVSKLVQQEKLEGDFRFKHMQIRVNAEPAAFYRAGRVEHMRTDRRLQSLLKTQRELIGKELWLYIGINTFDYLGSILSYVVIAIPIFSGVYGDLSPTELSALVSKNAFVSIYLIGCFSQLIDLSSTVTDVAGYTHRIGELQETLLSLGRKKNGNYSEARTSWDLDSSHSGEDPAPRDTAFLLERVTLSVPSSGKLLIKDLSLRISQGNSVMIVGNTGTGKTSLLRVLGGLWESTQGSIRMLTCFGPRGVVFLPQRPFFTDGSLREQVIYPLKEIYPLSGSADDERIVQFLELAGLTDLLARAGGLDEQVDWNWYDILSPGEMQRLSFARLFYLQPKYADALGELQLICEMFLGDAALAYRRCLVGRGFVGLMTFLSVLDEATSALTEEVEHELYRLCLQLGMTLISVGHRPSLEKFHSWILKLHGEGRWELTRCEKMKRLPSGEGH; this comes from the exons ATGCCGGGCGAGGAGAG GGCTGGCTCCCGGCTGGACGGGCTGTTCCTGCGGCGGTTCCTGCGGCTCCTGGCCGTGCTCTTTCCTGGGTGGCCCTCCCCGAGCGCCCTCATGTTCCTGACGCTGCTCGGTGTCGCTTTGCTGG agcagctggttATTTACCAGGTCGGCGTCATCCCCAGCCAGTACTATGAGGTCCTAGGGAACAAGGACTTCTCCGGATTCAAAACATTGACTGCCATTGCCGTGACTCTGATCATTGTGAACTCCACG CTAAAAAGTTTCGACCAGTTTATCTGCAACATGATGTACATCAACTGGAGGAAATCCCTCACTGAATACCTCCACAGCTGCTACTTCCAAGGCCAGGTCTACTACAGCCTGCACGTGCTGCGTGAAGACATCGATAACCC GGACCAGCGCATCAGCCAGGATGTGGAGAGGTtctgcaggcagctcagctccatggCCAGCAAGCTTGTCATCTCACCCTTCACACTGGCCTACTACACATACCAGTGCTTTCACAG CACAGGCTGGCTAGGCCCAGTGAGCATCTTTGGGTATTTCGTCATTGGGACAATGGTTAACAAAGTTTTGATGAGCCCAATTGTGTCTAAActtgtgcagcaggaaaaactgGAGGGGGATTTCAG GTTCAAGCACATGCAGATTCGTGTCAATGCAGAACCAGCTGCTTTCTACAG GGCTGGGCGAGTGGAGCACATGCGCACAGACCggaggctgcagagcctgcTGAAGACCCAGAGGGAGCTGATAGGCAAGGAGCTGTGGCTATACA TTGGGATCAACACCTTTGATTATCTGGGCAGCATCCTGAGCTACGTGGTCATTGCCATTCCCATCTTTTCTGGGGTCTACGGCGACCTGAGTCCAACAGAGCTCAGTGCCCTTGTCAGCAAG AATGCCTTTGTTTCCATCTACCTCATTGGCTGCTTCAGCCAGCTCATAGATCTCTCCAGCACTGTGACTGATGTTGCTGGCTACACACACAG GATTGGTGAACTGCAGGAGACCTTGCTGAGccttggcagaaaaaaaaatggtaattaCTCAGAAGCCAGAACCAGTTGGGATTTGGACAG CAGCCATTCTGGGGAGGACCCAGCGCCAAGGGACACAGCTTTCCTTCTGGAGCGAGTGACACTCTCAGTACCCTCATCTGGCAAGCTGCTCATCAAGGACTTGAGCCTCAGGATCTCACAAGGAAACAGTGTGATGATTGTGGGAAACACTGGTACAGGGAAGACATCTCTCCTGAGGGTCCTCGGAGGACTCTGGGAGAGCACACAGG GGAGCATCAGGATGCTGACCTGCTTTGGCCCCCGGGGAGTGGTGTTCCTACCACAGCGGCCCTTCTTCACGGATGGAAGCCTGCGTGAGCAG GTAATCTATCCCCTGAAGGAGATCTATCCACTCTCAG GGTCTGCAGATGATGAGAGGATTGTGCAattcctggagctggctgggctg ACTGATTTGCTGGCAAGGGCTGGAGGACTGGATGAGCAGGTGGACTGGAACTG GTATGACATCCTGTCCCCGGGGGAGATGCAGAGGCTCTCATTTGCACGACTCTTCTACCTCCAGCCAAAATATGCAG ATGCTCTTGGTGAACTCCAGTTAATATGTGAAATGTTCTTGGGAGATGCTGCTCTTGCCTACAGGAGATGTCTGGTTGGGAGAGGATTTGTGGGGCTTATgacttttctttcagtgctAGATGAAGCCACCAGCGCCTTGACAGAAGAGGTGGAGCATGAGCTGTACCGTCTGTGCCTTCAGCTGGGCATGACACTGATCAGCGTGGGACACAGACCCAGCCTGGAAAAG TTCCACAGCTGGATTTTGAAACTTCATGGGGAGGGAAGATGGGAGCTCACTCGATGTGAGAAGATGAAGCGTCTGCCTTCTGGGGAAGGACACTGA
- the ABCD4 gene encoding lysosomal cobalamin transporter ABCD4 isoform X8, giving the protein MMYINWRKSLTEYLHSCYFQGQVYYSLHVLREDIDNPDQRISQDVERFCRQLSSMASKLVISPFTLAYYTYQCFHSTGWLGPVSIFGYFVIGTMVNKVLMSPIVSKLVQQEKLEGDFRFKHMQIRVNAEPAAFYRAGRVEHMRTDRRLQSLLKTQRELIGKELWLYIGINTFDYLGSILSYVVIAIPIFSGVYGDLSPTELSALVSKNAFVSIYLIGCFSQLIDLSSTVTDVAGYTHRIGELQETLLSLGRKKNGNYSEARTSWDLDSSHSGEDPAPRDTAFLLERVTLSVPSSGKLLIKDLSLRISQGNSVMIVGNTGTGKTSLLRVLGGLWESTQGSIRMLTCFGPRGVVFLPQRPFFTDGSLREQVIYPLKEIYPLSGSADDERIVQFLELAGLTDLLARAGGLDEQVDWNWYDILSPGEMQRLSFARLFYLQPKYADALGELQLICEMFLGDAALAYRRCLVGRGFVGLMTFLSVLDEATSALTEEVEHELYRLCLQLGMTLISVGHRPSLEKFHSWILKLHGEGRWELTRCEKMKRLPSGEGH; this is encoded by the exons ATGATGTACATCAACTGGAGGAAATCCCTCACTGAATACCTCCACAGCTGCTACTTCCAAGGCCAGGTCTACTACAGCCTGCACGTGCTGCGTGAAGACATCGATAACCC GGACCAGCGCATCAGCCAGGATGTGGAGAGGTtctgcaggcagctcagctccatggCCAGCAAGCTTGTCATCTCACCCTTCACACTGGCCTACTACACATACCAGTGCTTTCACAG CACAGGCTGGCTAGGCCCAGTGAGCATCTTTGGGTATTTCGTCATTGGGACAATGGTTAACAAAGTTTTGATGAGCCCAATTGTGTCTAAActtgtgcagcaggaaaaactgGAGGGGGATTTCAG GTTCAAGCACATGCAGATTCGTGTCAATGCAGAACCAGCTGCTTTCTACAG GGCTGGGCGAGTGGAGCACATGCGCACAGACCggaggctgcagagcctgcTGAAGACCCAGAGGGAGCTGATAGGCAAGGAGCTGTGGCTATACA TTGGGATCAACACCTTTGATTATCTGGGCAGCATCCTGAGCTACGTGGTCATTGCCATTCCCATCTTTTCTGGGGTCTACGGCGACCTGAGTCCAACAGAGCTCAGTGCCCTTGTCAGCAAG AATGCCTTTGTTTCCATCTACCTCATTGGCTGCTTCAGCCAGCTCATAGATCTCTCCAGCACTGTGACTGATGTTGCTGGCTACACACACAG GATTGGTGAACTGCAGGAGACCTTGCTGAGccttggcagaaaaaaaaatggtaattaCTCAGAAGCCAGAACCAGTTGGGATTTGGACAG CAGCCATTCTGGGGAGGACCCAGCGCCAAGGGACACAGCTTTCCTTCTGGAGCGAGTGACACTCTCAGTACCCTCATCTGGCAAGCTGCTCATCAAGGACTTGAGCCTCAGGATCTCACAAGGAAACAGTGTGATGATTGTGGGAAACACTGGTACAGGGAAGACATCTCTCCTGAGGGTCCTCGGAGGACTCTGGGAGAGCACACAGG GGAGCATCAGGATGCTGACCTGCTTTGGCCCCCGGGGAGTGGTGTTCCTACCACAGCGGCCCTTCTTCACGGATGGAAGCCTGCGTGAGCAG GTAATCTATCCCCTGAAGGAGATCTATCCACTCTCAG GGTCTGCAGATGATGAGAGGATTGTGCAattcctggagctggctgggctg ACTGATTTGCTGGCAAGGGCTGGAGGACTGGATGAGCAGGTGGACTGGAACTG GTATGACATCCTGTCCCCGGGGGAGATGCAGAGGCTCTCATTTGCACGACTCTTCTACCTCCAGCCAAAATATGCAG ATGCTCTTGGTGAACTCCAGTTAATATGTGAAATGTTCTTGGGAGATGCTGCTCTTGCCTACAGGAGATGTCTGGTTGGGAGAGGATTTGTGGGGCTTATgacttttctttcagtgctAGATGAAGCCACCAGCGCCTTGACAGAAGAGGTGGAGCATGAGCTGTACCGTCTGTGCCTTCAGCTGGGCATGACACTGATCAGCGTGGGACACAGACCCAGCCTGGAAAAG TTCCACAGCTGGATTTTGAAACTTCATGGGGAGGGAAGATGGGAGCTCACTCGATGTGAGAAGATGAAGCGTCTGCCTTCTGGGGAAGGACACTGA
- the ABCD4 gene encoding lysosomal cobalamin transporter ABCD4 isoform X10 produces MHGIIHFEGKKRTSASARMWRGSAGSSAPWPASLSSHPSHWPTTHTSAFTGWLGPVSIFGYFVIGTMVNKVLMSPIVSKLVQQEKLEGDFRFKHMQIRVNAEPAAFYRAGRVEHMRTDRRLQSLLKTQRELIGKELWLYIGINTFDYLGSILSYVVIAIPIFSGVYGDLSPTELSALVSKNAFVSIYLIGCFSQLIDLSSTVTDVAGYTHRIGELQETLLSLGRKKNGNYSEARTSWDLDSSHSGEDPAPRDTAFLLERVTLSVPSSGKLLIKDLSLRISQGNSVMIVGNTGTGKTSLLRVLGGLWESTQGSIRMLTCFGPRGVVFLPQRPFFTDGSLREQVIYPLKEIYPLSGSADDERIVQFLELAGLTDLLARAGGLDEQVDWNWYDILSPGEMQRLSFARLFYLQPKYADALGELQLICEMFLGDAALAYRRCLVGRGFVGLMTFLSVLDEATSALTEEVEHELYRLCLQLGMTLISVGHRPSLEKFHSWILKLHGEGRWELTRCEKMKRLPSGEGH; encoded by the exons ATGCATGGAATCATCCACTTCGAAGGAAAGAAGA GGACCAGCGCATCAGCCAGGATGTGGAGAGGTtctgcaggcagctcagctccatggCCAGCAAGCTTGTCATCTCACCCTTCACACTGGCCTACTACACATACCAGTGCTTTCACAG GCTGGCTAGGCCCAGTGAGCATCTTTGGGTATTTCGTCATTGGGACAATGGTTAACAAAGTTTTGATGAGCCCAATTGTGTCTAAActtgtgcagcaggaaaaactgGAGGGGGATTTCAG GTTCAAGCACATGCAGATTCGTGTCAATGCAGAACCAGCTGCTTTCTACAG GGCTGGGCGAGTGGAGCACATGCGCACAGACCggaggctgcagagcctgcTGAAGACCCAGAGGGAGCTGATAGGCAAGGAGCTGTGGCTATACA TTGGGATCAACACCTTTGATTATCTGGGCAGCATCCTGAGCTACGTGGTCATTGCCATTCCCATCTTTTCTGGGGTCTACGGCGACCTGAGTCCAACAGAGCTCAGTGCCCTTGTCAGCAAG AATGCCTTTGTTTCCATCTACCTCATTGGCTGCTTCAGCCAGCTCATAGATCTCTCCAGCACTGTGACTGATGTTGCTGGCTACACACACAG GATTGGTGAACTGCAGGAGACCTTGCTGAGccttggcagaaaaaaaaatggtaattaCTCAGAAGCCAGAACCAGTTGGGATTTGGACAG CAGCCATTCTGGGGAGGACCCAGCGCCAAGGGACACAGCTTTCCTTCTGGAGCGAGTGACACTCTCAGTACCCTCATCTGGCAAGCTGCTCATCAAGGACTTGAGCCTCAGGATCTCACAAGGAAACAGTGTGATGATTGTGGGAAACACTGGTACAGGGAAGACATCTCTCCTGAGGGTCCTCGGAGGACTCTGGGAGAGCACACAGG GGAGCATCAGGATGCTGACCTGCTTTGGCCCCCGGGGAGTGGTGTTCCTACCACAGCGGCCCTTCTTCACGGATGGAAGCCTGCGTGAGCAG GTAATCTATCCCCTGAAGGAGATCTATCCACTCTCAG GGTCTGCAGATGATGAGAGGATTGTGCAattcctggagctggctgggctg ACTGATTTGCTGGCAAGGGCTGGAGGACTGGATGAGCAGGTGGACTGGAACTG GTATGACATCCTGTCCCCGGGGGAGATGCAGAGGCTCTCATTTGCACGACTCTTCTACCTCCAGCCAAAATATGCAG ATGCTCTTGGTGAACTCCAGTTAATATGTGAAATGTTCTTGGGAGATGCTGCTCTTGCCTACAGGAGATGTCTGGTTGGGAGAGGATTTGTGGGGCTTATgacttttctttcagtgctAGATGAAGCCACCAGCGCCTTGACAGAAGAGGTGGAGCATGAGCTGTACCGTCTGTGCCTTCAGCTGGGCATGACACTGATCAGCGTGGGACACAGACCCAGCCTGGAAAAG TTCCACAGCTGGATTTTGAAACTTCATGGGGAGGGAAGATGGGAGCTCACTCGATGTGAGAAGATGAAGCGTCTGCCTTCTGGGGAAGGACACTGA
- the ABCD4 gene encoding lysosomal cobalamin transporter ABCD4 isoform X11, with protein MASKLVISPFTLAYYTYQCFHSTGWLGPVSIFGYFVIGTMVNKVLMSPIVSKLVQQEKLEGDFRFKHMQIRVNAEPAAFYRAGRVEHMRTDRRLQSLLKTQRELIGKELWLYIGINTFDYLGSILSYVVIAIPIFSGVYGDLSPTELSALVSKNAFVSIYLIGCFSQLIDLSSTVTDVAGYTHRIGELQETLLSLGRKKNGNYSEARTSWDLDSSHSGEDPAPRDTAFLLERVTLSVPSSGKLLIKDLSLRISQGNSVMIVGNTGTGKTSLLRVLGGLWESTQGSIRMLTCFGPRGVVFLPQRPFFTDGSLREQVIYPLKEIYPLSGSADDERIVQFLELAGLTDLLARAGGLDEQVDWNWYDILSPGEMQRLSFARLFYLQPKYADALGELQLICEMFLGDAALAYRRCLVGRGFVGLMTFLSVLDEATSALTEEVEHELYRLCLQLGMTLISVGHRPSLEKFHSWILKLHGEGRWELTRCEKMKRLPSGEGH; from the exons atggCCAGCAAGCTTGTCATCTCACCCTTCACACTGGCCTACTACACATACCAGTGCTTTCACAG CACAGGCTGGCTAGGCCCAGTGAGCATCTTTGGGTATTTCGTCATTGGGACAATGGTTAACAAAGTTTTGATGAGCCCAATTGTGTCTAAActtgtgcagcaggaaaaactgGAGGGGGATTTCAG GTTCAAGCACATGCAGATTCGTGTCAATGCAGAACCAGCTGCTTTCTACAG GGCTGGGCGAGTGGAGCACATGCGCACAGACCggaggctgcagagcctgcTGAAGACCCAGAGGGAGCTGATAGGCAAGGAGCTGTGGCTATACA TTGGGATCAACACCTTTGATTATCTGGGCAGCATCCTGAGCTACGTGGTCATTGCCATTCCCATCTTTTCTGGGGTCTACGGCGACCTGAGTCCAACAGAGCTCAGTGCCCTTGTCAGCAAG AATGCCTTTGTTTCCATCTACCTCATTGGCTGCTTCAGCCAGCTCATAGATCTCTCCAGCACTGTGACTGATGTTGCTGGCTACACACACAG GATTGGTGAACTGCAGGAGACCTTGCTGAGccttggcagaaaaaaaaatggtaattaCTCAGAAGCCAGAACCAGTTGGGATTTGGACAG CAGCCATTCTGGGGAGGACCCAGCGCCAAGGGACACAGCTTTCCTTCTGGAGCGAGTGACACTCTCAGTACCCTCATCTGGCAAGCTGCTCATCAAGGACTTGAGCCTCAGGATCTCACAAGGAAACAGTGTGATGATTGTGGGAAACACTGGTACAGGGAAGACATCTCTCCTGAGGGTCCTCGGAGGACTCTGGGAGAGCACACAGG GGAGCATCAGGATGCTGACCTGCTTTGGCCCCCGGGGAGTGGTGTTCCTACCACAGCGGCCCTTCTTCACGGATGGAAGCCTGCGTGAGCAG GTAATCTATCCCCTGAAGGAGATCTATCCACTCTCAG GGTCTGCAGATGATGAGAGGATTGTGCAattcctggagctggctgggctg ACTGATTTGCTGGCAAGGGCTGGAGGACTGGATGAGCAGGTGGACTGGAACTG GTATGACATCCTGTCCCCGGGGGAGATGCAGAGGCTCTCATTTGCACGACTCTTCTACCTCCAGCCAAAATATGCAG ATGCTCTTGGTGAACTCCAGTTAATATGTGAAATGTTCTTGGGAGATGCTGCTCTTGCCTACAGGAGATGTCTGGTTGGGAGAGGATTTGTGGGGCTTATgacttttctttcagtgctAGATGAAGCCACCAGCGCCTTGACAGAAGAGGTGGAGCATGAGCTGTACCGTCTGTGCCTTCAGCTGGGCATGACACTGATCAGCGTGGGACACAGACCCAGCCTGGAAAAG TTCCACAGCTGGATTTTGAAACTTCATGGGGAGGGAAGATGGGAGCTCACTCGATGTGAGAAGATGAAGCGTCTGCCTTCTGGGGAAGGACACTGA
- the ABCD4 gene encoding lysosomal cobalamin transporter ABCD4 isoform X5 — translation MFLTLLGVALLEQLVIYQVGVIPSQYYEVLGNKDFSGFKTLTAIAVTLIIVNSTLKSFDQFICNMMYINWRKSLTEYLHSCYFQGQVYYSLHVLREDIDNPDQRISQDVERFCRQLSSMASKLVISPFTLAYYTYQCFHSTGWLGPVSIFGYFVIGTMVNKVLMSPIVSKLVQQEKLEGDFRFKHMQIRVNAEPAAFYRAGRVEHMRTDRRLQSLLKTQRELIGKELWLYIGINTFDYLGSILSYVVIAIPIFSGVYGDLSPTELSALVSKNAFVSIYLIGCFSQLIDLSSTVTDVAGYTHRIGELQETLLSLGRKKNGNYSEARTSWDLDSSHSGEDPAPRDTAFLLERVTLSVPSSGKLLIKDLSLRISQGNSVMIVGNTGTGKTSLLRVLGGLWESTQGSIRMLTCFGPRGVVFLPQRPFFTDGSLREQVIYPLKEIYPLSGSADDERIVQFLELAGLTDLLARAGGLDEQVDWNWYDILSPGEMQRLSFARLFYLQPKYADALGELQLICEMFLGDAALAYRRCLVGRGFVGLMTFLSVLDEATSALTEEVEHELYRLCLQLGMTLISVGHRPSLEKFHSWILKLHGEGRWELTRCEKMKRLPSGEGH, via the exons ATGTTCCTGACGCTGCTCGGTGTCGCTTTGCTGG agcagctggttATTTACCAGGTCGGCGTCATCCCCAGCCAGTACTATGAGGTCCTAGGGAACAAGGACTTCTCCGGATTCAAAACATTGACTGCCATTGCCGTGACTCTGATCATTGTGAACTCCACG CTAAAAAGTTTCGACCAGTTTATCTGCAACATGATGTACATCAACTGGAGGAAATCCCTCACTGAATACCTCCACAGCTGCTACTTCCAAGGCCAGGTCTACTACAGCCTGCACGTGCTGCGTGAAGACATCGATAACCC GGACCAGCGCATCAGCCAGGATGTGGAGAGGTtctgcaggcagctcagctccatggCCAGCAAGCTTGTCATCTCACCCTTCACACTGGCCTACTACACATACCAGTGCTTTCACAG CACAGGCTGGCTAGGCCCAGTGAGCATCTTTGGGTATTTCGTCATTGGGACAATGGTTAACAAAGTTTTGATGAGCCCAATTGTGTCTAAActtgtgcagcaggaaaaactgGAGGGGGATTTCAG GTTCAAGCACATGCAGATTCGTGTCAATGCAGAACCAGCTGCTTTCTACAG GGCTGGGCGAGTGGAGCACATGCGCACAGACCggaggctgcagagcctgcTGAAGACCCAGAGGGAGCTGATAGGCAAGGAGCTGTGGCTATACA TTGGGATCAACACCTTTGATTATCTGGGCAGCATCCTGAGCTACGTGGTCATTGCCATTCCCATCTTTTCTGGGGTCTACGGCGACCTGAGTCCAACAGAGCTCAGTGCCCTTGTCAGCAAG AATGCCTTTGTTTCCATCTACCTCATTGGCTGCTTCAGCCAGCTCATAGATCTCTCCAGCACTGTGACTGATGTTGCTGGCTACACACACAG GATTGGTGAACTGCAGGAGACCTTGCTGAGccttggcagaaaaaaaaatggtaattaCTCAGAAGCCAGAACCAGTTGGGATTTGGACAG CAGCCATTCTGGGGAGGACCCAGCGCCAAGGGACACAGCTTTCCTTCTGGAGCGAGTGACACTCTCAGTACCCTCATCTGGCAAGCTGCTCATCAAGGACTTGAGCCTCAGGATCTCACAAGGAAACAGTGTGATGATTGTGGGAAACACTGGTACAGGGAAGACATCTCTCCTGAGGGTCCTCGGAGGACTCTGGGAGAGCACACAGG GGAGCATCAGGATGCTGACCTGCTTTGGCCCCCGGGGAGTGGTGTTCCTACCACAGCGGCCCTTCTTCACGGATGGAAGCCTGCGTGAGCAG GTAATCTATCCCCTGAAGGAGATCTATCCACTCTCAG GGTCTGCAGATGATGAGAGGATTGTGCAattcctggagctggctgggctg ACTGATTTGCTGGCAAGGGCTGGAGGACTGGATGAGCAGGTGGACTGGAACTG GTATGACATCCTGTCCCCGGGGGAGATGCAGAGGCTCTCATTTGCACGACTCTTCTACCTCCAGCCAAAATATGCAG ATGCTCTTGGTGAACTCCAGTTAATATGTGAAATGTTCTTGGGAGATGCTGCTCTTGCCTACAGGAGATGTCTGGTTGGGAGAGGATTTGTGGGGCTTATgacttttctttcagtgctAGATGAAGCCACCAGCGCCTTGACAGAAGAGGTGGAGCATGAGCTGTACCGTCTGTGCCTTCAGCTGGGCATGACACTGATCAGCGTGGGACACAGACCCAGCCTGGAAAAG TTCCACAGCTGGATTTTGAAACTTCATGGGGAGGGAAGATGGGAGCTCACTCGATGTGAGAAGATGAAGCGTCTGCCTTCTGGGGAAGGACACTGA